From Spea bombifrons isolate aSpeBom1 chromosome 6, aSpeBom1.2.pri, whole genome shotgun sequence, a single genomic window includes:
- the FASLG gene encoding tumor necrosis factor ligand superfamily member 6, translated as MHQNQSYLHPQMFWTTQHANPTLPNHPNVFLPQPPFPDLRKKRSKDGTCTCLLIIFLLVLLALTGVGLGTYKIVELQRELDQIKEISGDTENTPSMEKLVDLGKQLEKKEGRLAAHVTGKEGKSLPLAWEDTFGRAFTAGIQYKNRGLIVNQTGLHYLYSSVYFRGTSCQNKKLAHVVYKKSFRYPSELNLMENVEYHRCADSGIWGRHSYLGAVFNLTIYDILYVNVSDVRLVNFDESKTFFGIYKL; from the exons ATGCATCAGAACCAGAGCTACTTGCACCCTCAAATGTTTTGGACTACTCAACATGCAAATCCCACATTACCAAACCACCCCAACGTGTTCCTACCACAACCACCTTTCCCGGACTTAAGGAAAAAGAGAAGTAAAGATGGCACCTGTACTTGTCTGctgattattttccttctggTTTTGCTTGCCCTCACTGGTGTTGGATTGGGAACCTACAAAATTGTAGAGCTGCAGAGGGAACTGGACCAGATCAAGGAG atttctGGTGATACAGAAAACACTCCAAGCATGGAAAAGCTAGTGG ACCTGGGCAAACAGTtagagaagaaagaaggcagattGGCTGCACATGTAACAG GAAAAGAAGGCAAAAGTTTGCCATTGGCGTGGGAGGACACATTTGGACGTGCATTTACAGCTGGTATTCAGTACAAGAACAGGGGACTAATAGTGAATCAAACAGGCCTGCACTACTTGTATTCCTCTGTTTATTTCCGGGGGACTTCCTGCCAGAACAAGAAGTTGGCCCATGTGGTCTACAAGAAGTCCTTCAGGTATCCAAGTGAACTGAATCTTATGGAAAATGTAGAATATCACCGCTGTGCCGACAGTGGCATCTGGGGTAGACATAGTTACCTTGGAGCTGTATTCAACCTTACTATCTATGACATCCTGTATGTTAACGTCTCTGATGTTAGATTAGTCAATTTTGATGAATCAAAGACATTTTTTGgaatttataaattatga